The region GTTAAAGAATCTCACCTGGGGTGTAGTTGGCAGCCTGCGGATGCTCATCGACTAGGTTCTGGATGCGGTTGAGCACCTGGGAGACCTGGGACTCGGCAGCGCCGATGAAGGCGTGCTTGTCCGCGAGGGCATCGTTAAGCGCCTGCTCATCCAGCGGAAGGCGCTCATCGGCAGCCAAGCGCTGCACCAGGTCCTGGTCGGCGCCGTTTTCGCGCATGTTCAGCGCCACAGCAACGGCATTTTCCTTGATGACCTCGTGTGCGGTCTCACGGCCGACCCCGGCGCGCACCGCCGCCATGAGGATGCGGGTGGTGGCCAGGAAGGGCAGGTAACGCTCCAGCTCACGGTCAATCATCGCCGGGAAGGCGCCGAACTCATCGAGCACGGTGAGGAAGGTTTCGAACTGGCCATCCAGGGCGAAGAAGGCATCGGGAAGCGCAACGCGGCGCACGACGGAGCAGAAGACGTCGCCTTCGTTCCACTGCTGGCCAGCCAGGTCAGCGACCATGGTGAGGTAGCCGCGCAGGATGACCTGCAGACCCCCGACGCGCTCACAGGAACGGGCATTCATCTTGTGCGGCATTGCGGAGGAACCGACTTGGCCTTCCTTGAAGCCCTCGGTGACGGTCTCGTTGCCGGCCATAAGGCGGATGGTGGTGGCCAGGGAGGATGGCGCGGCACCCAGCTGGACCAGCGCGGATACGGCGTCGAAGTCCAGGGAACGCGGGTAGACCTGGCCGACGGAGTTGAAGATGCGGTGGAAGCCGAGGTGATCCGCAATGGCAGTCTCCAGGGAGGCCAGCTTGTCCTGGCTGCCGCCCATCAGATCCAGCATGTCCTGGGAGGTACCCATCGGGCCCTTGATGCCGCGCAGCGGGTAGCGGCCCAGCAGCTCCTCGACGCGCTCGATACCGAGCAGCATTTCATCGCCTGCGCTGGCAAAACGCTTACCCAGGGTCGTGGCCTGCGCGGCGACGTTGTGCGAGCGTCCAGCCATGACCAGGGTCTGGTATTCCGCAGCATGCTTGCCGATGCGCGCCAGCACCGCAATCGCCTTATCGCGGATGAGCTGCAGCGAGGAACGAATCTGCAGCTGCTCGACATTCTCGGTCAGGTCACGGCTGGTCATTCCCTTGTGGATGTGCTCGTATCCAGCCAGGGCGTTGAACTCCTCGATGCGTGCCTTCACATCATGGCGGGTCACTCGCTCACGGTCAGCGATGGATTCCAGGTCAACCTGGTCGACGACCGCCTCGTAGGCGTCGATGGCCTCAGCGGGAATGTCCACGCCGAGGTTCTTCTGGGCGCGCATGACTGCGATCCACAGCTGACGCTCGAGGATGATTTTGTGCTCCGGGCTCCAGATTTCGGTGAGCTCTGCGGAAGCATAGCGGGAGGAAAGGACGTTGGAAATTTTCTTCTGTTCAGCCACGACAAGTATTATTCCACGCCTTTCGCCCCGCCGGGGGCGAAGGGGAGCCCTAGATGGAGATCTCACCATCCTGCGCACGCTTGCCAATGTCCCGACGGTAGAAACCGCCCTCCAACTTCAGCCCTTCCAGCACGTCATAGGCCTTCTCGCGGGCCTCGGCCAGTGTGGAGCCTGCGCCGAGGACGTTGAGCACGCGACCGCCGTTGGCAACGACGTTGTTGTCCTCATCCAGCTTGGTACCTGCGTGCAGGACGCGCTGCGGGTCGTCGAGGCCTTCGCCTTCGAT is a window of Corynebacterium camporealensis DNA encoding:
- the purB gene encoding adenylosuccinate lyase is translated as MAEQKKISNVLSSRYASAELTEIWSPEHKIILERQLWIAVMRAQKNLGVDIPAEAIDAYEAVVDQVDLESIADRERVTRHDVKARIEEFNALAGYEHIHKGMTSRDLTENVEQLQIRSSLQLIRDKAIAVLARIGKHAAEYQTLVMAGRSHNVAAQATTLGKRFASAGDEMLLGIERVEELLGRYPLRGIKGPMGTSQDMLDLMGGSQDKLASLETAIADHLGFHRIFNSVGQVYPRSLDFDAVSALVQLGAAPSSLATTIRLMAGNETVTEGFKEGQVGSSAMPHKMNARSCERVGGLQVILRGYLTMVADLAGQQWNEGDVFCSVVRRVALPDAFFALDGQFETFLTVLDEFGAFPAMIDRELERYLPFLATTRILMAAVRAGVGRETAHEVIKENAVAVALNMRENGADQDLVQRLAADERLPLDEQALNDALADKHAFIGAAESQVSQVLNRIQNLVDEHPQAANYTPGEIL